In Curtobacterium sp. TC1, the following proteins share a genomic window:
- a CDS encoding Gfo/Idh/MocA family protein, translating to MTVRIIHVGLGGWGGNWARTAIPEVAEVEVVGLVDPVPATLTAVQQDLGLPESAAFASLTEALAGVDADAVVITAPAVTHVPLALEALDAGKHVLVEKPFANTTDEAVTAVRRAEELGLVLQVSQNYRWYPAPRAVQEMLEADVVGEISAINIDFRQWDNDLAFEEHPHYRFPHAMINDMAIHHFDLLRMVTGQEAVRVFARATFPSYSKYQDEAIASMIIELDGGLVVSYRGSWLSRGPRTAWAGEWSIHGEDGELWFTSRDGAPNAIDGDVVTLRRTQDDAAEPVELPVLEHTDRQGGLQAFARSVEGGPAPATSGRDNLRSLALMEAATRSAASGQPEDVVVPS from the coding sequence ATGACGGTCCGGATCATCCACGTCGGTCTCGGAGGGTGGGGCGGCAACTGGGCCCGCACCGCCATCCCAGAGGTAGCCGAAGTAGAGGTGGTCGGGCTCGTCGACCCGGTGCCGGCGACACTGACCGCCGTGCAGCAGGACCTCGGGCTGCCGGAGTCCGCAGCGTTCGCGTCCCTGACCGAGGCGCTCGCCGGGGTCGACGCCGACGCCGTCGTCATCACCGCGCCCGCCGTCACGCACGTGCCGCTCGCGCTCGAGGCCCTGGACGCCGGCAAGCACGTCCTCGTCGAGAAGCCGTTCGCCAACACCACGGACGAGGCCGTCACCGCCGTGCGCCGTGCCGAGGAACTCGGCCTCGTGCTGCAGGTCAGCCAGAACTACCGCTGGTACCCGGCCCCTCGGGCGGTCCAGGAGATGCTCGAGGCGGACGTGGTCGGCGAGATCTCCGCGATCAACATCGACTTCCGGCAGTGGGACAACGACCTGGCGTTCGAGGAGCACCCGCACTACCGGTTCCCCCACGCCATGATCAACGACATGGCCATCCACCACTTCGACCTGCTCAGGATGGTCACCGGGCAGGAAGCCGTCCGGGTCTTCGCCAGGGCGACCTTCCCGTCGTACAGCAAGTACCAGGACGAAGCCATCGCCTCGATGATCATCGAGCTCGACGGCGGCCTGGTGGTCAGCTACCGCGGCAGCTGGCTCAGCCGTGGGCCCCGCACGGCGTGGGCCGGCGAGTGGAGCATCCACGGCGAGGACGGCGAGCTCTGGTTCACCAGCCGAGACGGCGCGCCGAACGCGATCGACGGCGACGTCGTCACCCTCCGCCGGACCCAGGACGACGCGGCCGAGCCCGTCGAGCTGCCCGTGCTCGAGCACACCGATCGCCAGGGCGGGCTGCAGGCCTTCGCGCGCTCGGTCGAGGGTGGTCCCGCACCGGCGACGAGCGGCCGCGACAACCTGCGCAGCCTCGCGCTGATGGAGGCCGCCACCCGCTCGGCGGCCAGCGGCCAGCCCGAGGACGTCGTCGTCCCGTCCTGA
- a CDS encoding YihY/virulence factor BrkB family protein, with protein MAQDQQKPEPNDSRKPDSPTDLNKPTLVYTLKKTLREFSSDQCTDLAASLTYYTVLALFPGLLAIVSILGLVSNPSDTITSLLDVVRNVGGGQVADLLQDPIEGLVRSPAAPVTFIVGLVGALWSASGYVGAFGRAMNRIYNVREGRPIWKLRPTMLGVTLATVVLLVLGLLVLVSGPLARSFGDVIGLGDVAATVLLIVQWPILLIIAIITVAVLYYWSPNVKQPKFTWVSGGSILALLIWIIASVGFGFYVGNFSNYNATYGSLGGVIVFLLWIWITNNALLFGAEFDAELERGRELQAGIRAEEDIQLPERDTRQIEKQDEKRAQDVLEGIRIRQGADGD; from the coding sequence ATGGCACAGGACCAGCAGAAGCCCGAGCCGAACGACTCCCGGAAGCCCGACAGCCCGACCGACCTGAACAAGCCGACGCTCGTCTACACGCTCAAGAAGACGCTGCGCGAGTTCTCCAGCGACCAGTGCACCGACCTCGCCGCGAGCCTGACGTACTACACGGTCCTCGCGCTCTTCCCCGGGCTGCTCGCGATCGTCTCGATCCTCGGGCTCGTGTCGAACCCGTCGGACACCATCACGTCGCTGCTGGACGTCGTCCGCAACGTCGGCGGCGGCCAGGTCGCGGACCTGCTCCAGGACCCGATCGAGGGACTCGTCCGCTCGCCCGCCGCCCCGGTCACGTTCATCGTCGGTCTCGTCGGTGCCCTCTGGTCGGCCTCCGGCTACGTCGGCGCCTTCGGCCGGGCGATGAACCGGATCTACAACGTCCGCGAGGGGCGTCCGATCTGGAAGCTCCGCCCGACGATGCTCGGCGTGACGCTCGCGACCGTCGTCCTGCTCGTGCTCGGTCTGCTCGTGCTCGTCTCCGGCCCCCTGGCGCGCAGCTTCGGTGACGTCATCGGCCTCGGGGACGTCGCCGCGACGGTGCTGTTGATCGTGCAATGGCCGATCCTGCTGATCATCGCGATCATCACCGTGGCAGTGCTCTACTACTGGTCCCCGAACGTCAAGCAACCGAAGTTCACCTGGGTCAGCGGCGGATCGATCCTCGCGCTCCTCATCTGGATCATCGCGAGCGTCGGGTTCGGGTTCTACGTCGGGAACTTCTCGAACTACAACGCCACCTACGGTTCCCTCGGTGGGGTCATCGTGTTCCTGCTGTGGATCTGGATCACGAACAACGCGCTGCTCTTCGGCGCCGAGTTCGATGCCGAGCTCGAGCGTGGCCGCGAGCTCCAGGCCGGCATCCGTGCGGAAGAGGACATCCAGCTCCCCGAGCGCGACACCCGCCAGATCGAGAAGCAGGACGAGAAGCGCGCGCAGGACGTCCTCGAGGGGATCCGGATCCGGCAGGGCGCCGACGGCGACTGA
- a CDS encoding DedA family protein, translated as MPDFLEGLPFWQLVLALFAIVFCRAQATYWVARLAVTGASRSRWGGWLHSPAVRRGSTLLERWGLPVVTVSFVVVGLQTVMNAAAGLARVAWWRYTMAMVPGCIAWAFLYATVGLAVFWAVVAALAGSPWGIAAVAVLVVAVVVAVTVLHRSRKRTGGPARLP; from the coding sequence GTGCCCGACTTCCTCGAGGGACTGCCGTTCTGGCAGCTCGTCCTCGCGCTCTTCGCGATCGTGTTCTGCCGCGCGCAGGCCACGTACTGGGTGGCGCGACTCGCGGTGACGGGTGCGTCCCGCTCCCGTTGGGGCGGCTGGCTGCACTCGCCGGCGGTCCGCCGTGGCTCGACGCTCCTCGAACGCTGGGGACTGCCGGTGGTGACGGTGAGCTTCGTGGTCGTCGGTCTGCAGACGGTGATGAACGCCGCCGCGGGCCTGGCCCGGGTGGCGTGGTGGCGGTACACGATGGCGATGGTGCCGGGCTGCATCGCGTGGGCCTTCCTCTACGCGACCGTCGGGCTCGCGGTGTTCTGGGCGGTGGTCGCTGCACTCGCCGGTTCGCCGTGGGGCATCGCAGCGGTGGCCGTCCTGGTGGTCGCGGTGGTCGTCGCGGTGACGGTTCTCCACAGATCGCGGAAGCGGACGGGAGGCCCGGCCAGGCTTCCGTAG
- a CDS encoding SDR family oxidoreductase produces MTNSLTADRPVALVTGATRGIGRAIAADLGRTHHVLVGGRSAEAVDALVAELPSAVPFVGDLGAGEFPALPERLDVLVHSAGVEQGTTVADTPRAVWEQVFATNVFAVAELTRLALPALRTARGIVVPINSGSGFHSGPGGGVYAASKFALRAFADALREEERANGVRVSSVHPGRTDSDMQRQLVAKLGESYDTDYYLAPEDVAAAVRTVVDLPERGTVESLAIRPTRRR; encoded by the coding sequence GTGACGAATTCCCTGACTGCAGATCGTCCGGTCGCCCTGGTGACCGGTGCCACCCGCGGCATCGGCCGCGCGATCGCCGCCGACCTCGGCCGCACCCACCACGTGCTCGTGGGTGGCCGGTCCGCCGAGGCGGTGGACGCCCTCGTCGCGGAGCTGCCGAGCGCGGTGCCGTTCGTCGGTGACCTGGGCGCGGGCGAGTTCCCCGCGCTGCCCGAGCGGCTCGACGTGCTCGTGCACTCCGCCGGCGTCGAGCAGGGCACGACCGTCGCCGACACCCCGCGTGCCGTGTGGGAGCAGGTCTTCGCGACGAACGTGTTCGCCGTCGCCGAGCTCACCCGGCTGGCGCTGCCCGCACTCCGGACGGCGCGGGGCATCGTGGTGCCGATCAACAGCGGTTCCGGGTTCCACTCCGGCCCCGGTGGTGGCGTGTACGCGGCGTCGAAGTTCGCACTGCGGGCCTTCGCCGACGCCCTGCGTGAAGAGGAGCGGGCGAACGGCGTGCGGGTGTCGAGCGTGCACCCCGGACGGACCGACTCGGACATGCAGCGGCAGCTCGTGGCGAAGCTCGGGGAGTCCTACGACACCGACTACTACCTGGCGCCCGAAGACGTGGCCGCCGCGGTCCGCACCGTCGTCGACCTGCCCGAGCGCGGTACCGTCGAGTCGCTCGCGATCCGACCGACCCGACGGCGCTGA
- a CDS encoding ABC-F family ATP-binding cassette domain-containing protein: MPSSPSVVLHDVTFAWPDGTVALDHLTAAFGRGRTGLVGRNGAGKSTLVRLATGRLHPTSGTISTSGPVDHLPQRLAVGEDETVADLLGIRSTLTALRAVLSGDASPEHFEAVGDDWDLEERAAAAIASVGLDGADLERPVSTLSGGQAVLVAVAGVRLRGRPIAFLDEPTNNLDRRARGLLLDLVDDWRGTLVVVSHDRELLEHVDETVELRSGSMTVFGGTFSAFEEHLAVQQAAVEREVRVAEQRHRTEKRQRIEAETKIARRARAGVKAVENMPKGYANEMRKKGEQTAGRLRVGYADDEAAALEAKREAQLRLRDDESIHVTLPDPGVPASRQIATVTVRGRDVIVQGPERIAVTGDNGVGKSTLLEQLVGAPEAREHPLPATTAVAHVDRIAYLPQRKDTLDDAATVLDNVRRDAPHVAVAEVRNRLAEFLVRGDTVDRPAGALSGGERFRVALAALVLADPPPQLLVLDEPTNDLDLTSVDQLVDALRAYRGALVVVSHDETFLERLELDARIGLS, from the coding sequence ATGCCCAGCAGTCCATCCGTCGTCCTGCACGACGTCACGTTCGCCTGGCCCGACGGCACCGTCGCGCTCGACCACCTCACCGCCGCCTTCGGGCGGGGCCGGACCGGCCTGGTCGGGAGGAACGGGGCCGGCAAGTCCACGCTGGTCCGGCTCGCCACCGGCCGACTCCACCCCACGTCGGGCACCATCTCGACGTCGGGTCCCGTCGACCACCTGCCCCAACGCCTTGCGGTCGGGGAGGACGAGACCGTCGCCGACCTGCTCGGCATCCGGTCGACGCTCACCGCGCTCCGGGCCGTGCTGTCCGGTGACGCGTCGCCCGAGCACTTCGAGGCGGTCGGCGACGACTGGGACCTCGAGGAGCGGGCCGCCGCCGCGATCGCGAGCGTCGGGCTCGACGGCGCCGACCTGGAGCGCCCGGTGTCGACGCTGTCCGGCGGGCAGGCCGTGCTCGTGGCCGTCGCCGGGGTCCGGTTGCGCGGCCGTCCGATCGCGTTCCTCGACGAGCCGACGAACAACCTCGATCGGCGGGCACGCGGGCTCCTGCTCGACCTGGTCGACGACTGGCGCGGGACCCTCGTGGTGGTGAGCCACGACCGGGAGCTCCTCGAGCACGTCGACGAGACCGTGGAGCTGCGGTCCGGGTCGATGACCGTGTTCGGTGGGACGTTCAGCGCGTTCGAGGAGCACCTGGCCGTGCAGCAGGCGGCCGTCGAGCGCGAGGTCCGCGTCGCCGAGCAGCGGCACCGGACCGAGAAACGACAGCGCATCGAGGCCGAGACGAAGATCGCCCGTCGTGCTCGCGCCGGGGTGAAAGCGGTCGAGAACATGCCGAAGGGCTACGCGAACGAGATGCGGAAGAAGGGAGAGCAGACCGCCGGTCGGCTCCGCGTCGGGTACGCCGACGACGAGGCCGCTGCCCTCGAGGCAAAGCGGGAAGCACAGCTCCGGCTCCGCGACGACGAGTCCATCCACGTGACCCTGCCCGACCCGGGCGTTCCCGCGTCTCGGCAGATCGCCACCGTCACGGTGCGTGGGCGGGACGTGATCGTGCAGGGACCGGAACGGATCGCGGTCACCGGGGACAACGGCGTCGGGAAGTCCACCCTGCTCGAACAGCTCGTCGGTGCGCCGGAAGCCCGGGAGCACCCGCTGCCGGCGACCACGGCCGTCGCGCACGTCGACCGGATCGCCTACTTGCCGCAGCGGAAGGACACCCTCGACGACGCCGCGACCGTGCTCGACAACGTGCGCCGGGACGCCCCGCACGTCGCCGTCGCCGAGGTGCGGAACCGGCTCGCGGAGTTCCTGGTGCGCGGCGACACCGTCGACCGACCGGCCGGGGCGCTGTCCGGCGGGGAACGGTTCCGGGTGGCGCTCGCGGCGCTGGTGCTGGCCGACCCGCCGCCGCAGCTGCTGGTGCTCGACGAGCCGACGAACGACCTCGACCTGACGAGCGTCGACCAGCTCGTCGACGCGTTGCGGGCCTACCGCGGAGCGCTCGTCGTGGTCAGCCACGACGAGACGTTCTTGGAGCGTCTGGAACTCGACGCGCGCATCGGGCTGTCGTAG
- a CDS encoding DUF3151 domain-containing protein → MPENLLPNPSTNPETLLPAEPEVTAALAADAPVASVVVSHPSSSLAWALLADEAWARGATLESYAYARVGYHRGLDALRKAGWRGVGPVPWSHEPNRGVLRALFALRRAAEAIEEPGEAERLTDFLNASDPEALRALSAGA, encoded by the coding sequence ATGCCGGAGAACCTGTTGCCGAACCCGTCGACGAACCCCGAGACCCTGCTGCCCGCCGAACCCGAGGTGACCGCAGCGCTCGCCGCCGACGCACCCGTCGCCAGCGTGGTGGTGTCGCACCCCTCGTCGAGCCTGGCGTGGGCCCTGCTCGCCGACGAGGCCTGGGCGCGCGGCGCGACCCTGGAGTCCTACGCGTACGCCCGTGTCGGATACCACCGCGGGCTCGACGCCCTGCGCAAGGCCGGGTGGCGCGGTGTCGGTCCGGTGCCGTGGTCGCACGAACCGAACCGTGGCGTCTTGCGGGCGCTGTTCGCCCTGCGCCGTGCGGCCGAGGCGATCGAGGAGCCCGGCGAGGCCGAGCGCCTGACCGACTTCCTGAACGCGAGCGACCCCGAGGCCCTGCGCGCCCTGTCCGCGGGCGCGTAG
- a CDS encoding glycoside hydrolase family 2 TIM barrel-domain containing protein, giving the protein MSALDDLHSTSPGSASRLPPRAALHTDAPSLSLNGDWRFRWSPVASVSDAFATDDVVDDDPAWGELPVPSHWVLHGHGSPSYTNLQYPFPIDPPHPPDENPTGDHRRSFELPASFTAAGRVLLRFDGVESHFRVWLNGTLVGWSTGSRLTTEFDVTELLRPGSNDLAVRVHQWSAASYLEDQDQWWLPGIFRDVTLLARPTAPIDDVFVRAGWSPTLGSAATAGTAASGRPATGSGTITFPTLDAVFPVRFAVPDLGVDVTWATADDVTPIAVEGVEPWSAELPRLYDATVSTGTDAGGTAGGETVSLRLGFRTVSIEGDRFLVNGERVVFHGVNRHETHPVRGRVFDEEHARADMALMKRNNVNAIRTSHYPPHPRVLDLADELGFWVILETDLETHGFIFTGWVGNPSDDPDWAEAYLDRVARTVERDKNHPSIVMWSLGNESGTGRNLAAMSQWVHDRDAERPVHYEGDYTGEYTDVYSRMYPTLQETESIGGGTPTPLLGCGPAEAARQRSKPFIHCEYVHAMGNGPGQIAEYEALVDRYPRLHGGFVWEWRDHGLLATTPTGEDYYAYGGDFGEVVHDGNFVMDGLVLPDDTPTPGLAEFAAVVAPVRLAVSDTTILVENRYHSASTAGLRFCWTLSRNGVVEASGRFAAGVVAARESATVPVPTEVLDAATAELAAGDELWLDLTAELAGPTAWADTGHVVARTQRLVASRVADAPRASRQGWDGDRLGDGTFSDRGALVSWKGHEVAGPRLELWRAPTDNDRLASQGGYETADPVLTHGVGDPDAPPSATRWRDRGLDRLTHRLVSVSRTDSGLEQRVRVAAANSGWGLYVTHRWTLTAEGLVLQTDAVPFGAWDVTWPRIGVRFDLPASLADEDATWFGTGPLESYADSSHAARVGRFSAPVRSLGVEYSRPQETGHRPSLRSLSVGPFTVSTVGSHRAGFTLTPWTAQQIDRAEHPYELPTSDHLYLYLDAAQHGLGSRACGLDVLPEHQLWPQAFSWSVLLA; this is encoded by the coding sequence ATCTCCGCACTCGACGACCTCCACTCGACCTCGCCGGGTTCGGCATCACGGCTCCCGCCACGGGCCGCGCTCCACACCGACGCACCCTCGCTGTCGCTGAACGGCGACTGGCGCTTCCGGTGGTCGCCGGTCGCGTCGGTGTCCGACGCGTTCGCCACCGACGACGTCGTGGACGACGACCCCGCCTGGGGCGAGCTGCCGGTGCCGTCGCACTGGGTGCTGCACGGCCACGGGTCGCCGAGCTACACGAACCTGCAGTACCCGTTCCCGATCGACCCGCCGCACCCGCCGGACGAGAACCCCACCGGTGACCACCGACGCTCGTTCGAGCTGCCGGCGTCCTTCACGGCGGCCGGCCGTGTGCTGCTGCGCTTCGACGGGGTCGAGTCGCACTTCCGGGTCTGGCTGAACGGCACGCTCGTGGGCTGGTCGACCGGGTCCCGCCTGACGACCGAGTTCGACGTCACTGAGCTGCTGCGACCGGGGTCGAACGACCTGGCCGTCCGGGTGCACCAGTGGTCGGCGGCCTCGTACCTCGAGGACCAGGACCAGTGGTGGCTGCCGGGCATCTTCCGCGACGTCACGCTGCTCGCCCGTCCCACGGCACCGATCGACGACGTGTTCGTCCGCGCCGGGTGGAGCCCGACGCTCGGGAGCGCCGCGACGGCCGGGACCGCGGCGTCCGGACGGCCCGCGACCGGCAGCGGGACGATCACGTTCCCGACGCTCGACGCCGTGTTCCCGGTGCGGTTCGCGGTGCCCGACCTGGGTGTCGACGTGACCTGGGCGACGGCGGACGACGTCACCCCGATCGCGGTCGAGGGCGTCGAGCCGTGGAGCGCGGAACTGCCGAGGCTCTACGACGCGACGGTGTCGACCGGCACCGACGCCGGCGGTACCGCCGGTGGCGAGACCGTCTCGTTGCGGCTCGGCTTCCGCACCGTGTCGATCGAGGGCGACCGGTTCCTGGTCAACGGCGAGCGCGTGGTGTTCCACGGCGTGAACCGGCACGAGACCCACCCCGTGCGCGGCCGCGTCTTCGACGAGGAGCACGCTCGCGCGGACATGGCGCTCATGAAGCGCAACAACGTCAACGCGATCCGGACCTCGCACTACCCGCCGCACCCCCGTGTGCTCGACCTGGCCGACGAGCTCGGCTTCTGGGTGATCCTCGAGACCGACCTCGAGACCCACGGGTTCATCTTCACCGGCTGGGTCGGCAACCCCTCCGACGACCCGGACTGGGCCGAGGCCTACCTCGACCGCGTCGCCCGCACCGTCGAGCGGGACAAGAACCACCCGTCCATCGTGATGTGGTCGCTCGGCAACGAGTCCGGCACCGGCCGGAACCTCGCCGCGATGTCGCAGTGGGTGCACGACCGCGACGCCGAGCGCCCCGTGCACTACGAGGGCGACTACACGGGCGAGTACACCGACGTGTACTCGCGGATGTACCCGACGCTGCAGGAGACCGAGTCCATCGGCGGCGGCACCCCGACGCCCCTGCTCGGCTGCGGCCCCGCCGAGGCGGCACGGCAGCGCTCGAAGCCGTTCATCCACTGCGAGTACGTGCACGCCATGGGCAACGGCCCGGGGCAGATCGCCGAGTACGAGGCCCTGGTCGACCGGTACCCGCGCCTGCACGGCGGGTTCGTGTGGGAGTGGCGGGACCACGGCCTGCTCGCGACGACGCCCACCGGCGAGGACTACTACGCCTACGGCGGCGACTTCGGCGAGGTCGTGCACGACGGCAACTTCGTGATGGACGGCCTGGTCCTGCCCGACGACACCCCGACGCCCGGGCTCGCCGAGTTCGCGGCCGTCGTCGCCCCGGTCCGCCTGGCGGTCTCGGACACGACGATCCTGGTCGAGAACCGGTACCACTCGGCATCGACCGCCGGGCTGCGGTTCTGCTGGACCCTGTCGCGCAACGGCGTCGTCGAGGCCTCCGGTCGGTTCGCCGCCGGCGTGGTGGCGGCCCGCGAGTCGGCGACCGTCCCGGTGCCGACCGAGGTGCTCGACGCGGCCACGGCCGAACTCGCCGCCGGCGACGAGCTCTGGCTCGACCTGACCGCCGAACTGGCGGGCCCGACGGCATGGGCCGACACCGGCCACGTCGTCGCACGCACCCAGCGGCTCGTCGCGAGCCGCGTGGCGGACGCACCACGGGCCTCCCGGCAGGGGTGGGACGGCGACCGTCTCGGCGACGGGACGTTCTCGGACCGCGGCGCACTGGTGTCCTGGAAGGGACACGAGGTCGCGGGCCCTCGCCTGGAACTCTGGCGCGCCCCGACCGACAACGACCGACTGGCCTCGCAGGGCGGCTACGAGACCGCGGACCCGGTGCTGACGCACGGCGTCGGCGACCCGGACGCTCCCCCGTCGGCCACGCGCTGGCGGGACCGGGGCCTGGACCGGCTGACGCACCGGCTGGTGTCCGTGTCACGGACCGACTCCGGCCTGGAACAGCGGGTGCGCGTGGCCGCGGCGAACAGCGGCTGGGGCCTCTACGTCACGCACCGCTGGACCCTGACCGCCGAGGGGCTGGTGCTGCAGACCGACGCGGTGCCGTTCGGCGCGTGGGACGTCACCTGGCCGCGGATCGGCGTGCGGTTCGACCTGCCCGCGTCGCTCGCGGACGAGGACGCGACGTGGTTCGGGACCGGACCGCTGGAGTCGTACGCCGACTCGTCGCACGCTGCCCGGGTCGGTCGGTTCAGCGCGCCGGTGCGGTCGCTCGGGGTGGAGTACTCCAGACCGCAGGAGACCGGGCACCGGCCGTCGCTGCGGTCACTGTCGGTCGGCCCGTTCACGGTGTCCACCGTGGGGTCGCACCGTGCGGGGTTCACCCTGACGCCGTGGACCGCGCAGCAGATCGACCGCGCCGAGCACCCGTACGAGCTGCCGACGTCGGACCACCTGTACCTGTACCTCGACGCGGCACAGCACGGGCTCGGCAGCCGGGCGTGCGGCCTCGATGTGCTGCCGGAGCACCAGCTCTGGCCGCAGGCGTTCAGTTGGAGCGTGCTGCTCGCGTAG
- a CDS encoding carbohydrate ABC transporter permease, with product MDTTSISAHQRRKLDRSPRSQIVVTGILVIVALYFLVPLYWVVIAATKTTGALFSTNGFWFGGEFALWSNLQQVFTYDGGIFVRWIANSILYSGVGAVLATYFAAAGGYALAKYDFKGRQFVFGTILGGVLVPGTATALPLFLLFSTLGLTDTYWSVLIPSLVSPFGLFLCRVYAAASVDTTLLEQARIDGASELRIFHTVVLRQMTPALVTVFLFQVVGIWNNFFLPLIMLADQKLYPITLGLNNWRSQVDRLPEFYQLTTGGVLVSVIPLVIAIIVLQRFWRGGLTEGSVKG from the coding sequence GTGGACACCACGTCGATCTCGGCGCACCAGCGCCGCAAGCTCGACCGGTCCCCGCGATCGCAGATCGTGGTGACGGGCATCCTCGTCATCGTCGCGCTGTACTTCCTCGTCCCGCTGTACTGGGTCGTCATCGCCGCGACGAAGACCACCGGGGCACTGTTCTCGACGAACGGGTTCTGGTTCGGCGGCGAGTTCGCCCTGTGGAGCAACCTGCAGCAGGTGTTCACGTACGACGGCGGCATCTTCGTCCGTTGGATCGCGAACAGCATCCTGTACTCCGGCGTCGGTGCGGTCCTGGCGACCTACTTCGCCGCGGCCGGCGGGTACGCGCTGGCGAAGTACGACTTCAAGGGTCGGCAGTTCGTGTTCGGCACGATCCTCGGCGGCGTGCTCGTGCCGGGGACCGCGACGGCGCTGCCGCTGTTCCTGCTGTTCTCGACGCTGGGCCTGACCGACACCTACTGGAGCGTGCTCATCCCGAGCCTCGTCTCCCCGTTCGGACTGTTCCTGTGCCGGGTGTACGCCGCCGCGTCGGTGGACACCACGCTCCTCGAGCAGGCACGCATCGACGGTGCGAGCGAGCTCCGGATCTTCCACACCGTGGTGCTCCGCCAGATGACCCCGGCCCTGGTGACCGTGTTCCTGTTCCAGGTCGTCGGCATCTGGAACAACTTCTTCCTGCCGCTCATCATGCTGGCAGACCAGAAGCTGTACCCGATCACACTGGGGTTGAACAACTGGCGCTCGCAGGTCGACCGCCTGCCGGAGTTCTACCAGCTCACCACCGGCGGGGTGCTCGTCTCGGTCATCCCGCTCGTCATCGCCATCATCGTCCTGCAGCGCTTCTGGCGCGGGGGCCTCACGGAAGGATCGGTCAAGGGTTGA
- a CDS encoding extracellular solute-binding protein, with translation MKDLQKVCDVWNTTHPNIQVSANWIPGGNSGGYQKMYSALAAGGGPDIGQVELRQIPEFMLANGLVDLARYGAKDFESKYDEAAWAQVSFVDGVYGIPQDTGPMGFYYQTALLEQAGGEPPTTWDEWRDLAEKFRGTGKQNYLEVFPVSDASPFAAYAQQAGARWFKVDGDEWFVDMTDDKTLMVADFFDGVIDDKLVDTSAGAYSPGWYASAASGKIAAVTSASWGDALIESVQGGEGKWKVAPMQKWGSDGFGSSAIGGSTAAVLANAKHPKEALEFITWMTTSKEGIDAMIKYCGIGWSPAVDYIGAQREKPSKWFSGQNYNEDVFVPASKEQNIDWSSRACRTSSAGSSPPASSSRRRPPSPWTPRRSRRTSAASSTGPRDRRSW, from the coding sequence TTGAAGGACCTGCAGAAGGTCTGCGACGTCTGGAACACGACGCACCCGAACATCCAGGTGTCGGCGAACTGGATCCCCGGCGGCAACAGCGGCGGGTACCAGAAGATGTACTCAGCGCTCGCGGCCGGCGGCGGCCCGGACATCGGCCAGGTCGAGCTCCGGCAGATCCCCGAGTTCATGCTCGCCAACGGCCTCGTCGACCTCGCCCGGTACGGCGCGAAGGACTTCGAGTCGAAGTACGACGAGGCCGCGTGGGCGCAGGTGTCGTTCGTGGACGGTGTCTACGGCATCCCGCAGGACACCGGTCCGATGGGGTTCTACTACCAGACGGCGCTCCTCGAGCAGGCCGGCGGCGAACCCCCGACGACGTGGGACGAGTGGCGCGACCTGGCCGAGAAGTTCCGGGGGACCGGCAAGCAGAACTACCTCGAGGTGTTCCCGGTGTCCGACGCGTCGCCGTTCGCCGCGTACGCGCAGCAGGCCGGTGCCCGCTGGTTCAAGGTCGACGGCGACGAGTGGTTCGTCGACATGACCGACGACAAGACCCTGATGGTCGCGGACTTCTTCGACGGGGTCATCGACGACAAGCTCGTCGACACTTCTGCCGGCGCGTACTCCCCCGGCTGGTACGCCTCGGCCGCCAGCGGCAAGATCGCCGCGGTCACGAGCGCGAGCTGGGGCGACGCCCTGATCGAGTCGGTGCAGGGCGGCGAGGGCAAGTGGAAGGTCGCCCCGATGCAGAAGTGGGGCTCCGACGGCTTCGGGTCGAGCGCGATCGGCGGCTCGACGGCGGCGGTCCTGGCGAACGCGAAGCACCCGAAGGAGGCGCTCGAGTTCATCACGTGGATGACCACCTCGAAGGAGGGCATCGACGCGATGATCAAGTACTGCGGCATCGGGTGGTCGCCCGCGGTCGACTACATCGGTGCGCAGCGCGAGAAGCCGAGCAAGTGGTTCTCCGGCCAGAACTACAACGAGGACGTCTTCGTGCCGGCGTCGAAGGAGCAGAACATCGACTGGTCTTCACGAGCCTGCAGAACCAGTTCCGCCGGAAGCTCACCTCCGGCCTCAAGCTCACGGCGAAGACCGCCGTCCCCGTGGACACCACGTCGATCTCGGCGCACCAGCGCCGCAAGCTCGACCGGTCCCCGCGATCGCAGATCGTGGTGA
- a CDS encoding twin-arginine translocation signal domain-containing protein, with product MTPRPRPISRRQLLGFGIGTAAAGLLAGCAVPGSTNVNKAALVPAAASGETVQLTY from the coding sequence ATGACGCCACGACCACGACCCATCTCCCGACGACAACTCCTGGGCTTCGGCATCGGCACGGCGGCGGCAGGGCTGCTCGCCGGCTGCGCGGTCCCCGGTTCCACCAACGTGAACAAGGCCGCCCTCGTGCCGGCCGCCGCGTCGGGCGAGACCGTCCAGCTCACCTACTAG